In one Micromonospora polyrhachis genomic region, the following are encoded:
- a CDS encoding ammonium transporter, which produces MLAQAAISAGDTAWVLICAGLVLFMTPGLAFFYAGMVPKSNTLVMMQQNIIALGVVSITWVLLGYTIAFGDDAGGGLFGNLGLFGLLDIGTPPAPAFRVVAEGVTIPALAFVAYQMMFAVITPALATGATAGRLKFAGWAVFLAIWSIIVYPPIAHWLWHPGGWLAKLGTQDWAGGMVVHASAGAAVLALLLVVGRRRNWPHTNTLPNSVPLTIVGAGILWFGWFGFNGGDGLQANGVAAQALINTHLAAAAGMLIWLLMERVEDGHPTVVGAVSGAVAGLATITPCAGFVSTLSALAIGAIAGFVCHTALRLKYLLRLDDALDVLAVHWVGGMLGSLLLGLFAQTQANKLSADGLFFGGGFRLLGNQVVGVLVVVVFSFVLSWLIATGIEKTIGLRAPVANEGRLDQNQQGIDAYHLDPVSSLPGGGSPTGGPGPQPTVGGTPVRPKPDQTRLVTGLLDSALVHSGDLRDALQAAGAVSIVVSEVHVSTVPVHPQVVRGYRRDLELAGRIRVEALVPEAEVLAVLEVFDQLSPGHPEGFVQVAEASDDFRPGPGGGPPGAGGLPSGPGGGPQPGPQPGPRAS; this is translated from the coding sequence ATGCTCGCTCAGGCCGCGATCAGCGCCGGTGACACCGCCTGGGTGCTGATCTGCGCCGGGCTGGTGCTCTTCATGACACCCGGGCTGGCGTTCTTCTACGCCGGCATGGTGCCCAAAAGCAACACCCTGGTGATGATGCAGCAGAACATCATCGCCCTCGGGGTGGTCAGCATTACCTGGGTCCTGCTCGGCTACACCATCGCCTTCGGCGACGACGCCGGTGGTGGGCTCTTCGGCAACCTCGGACTCTTCGGGCTGCTGGACATCGGCACCCCGCCCGCCCCGGCGTTCCGGGTGGTCGCCGAGGGCGTCACCATTCCGGCGCTGGCCTTCGTGGCGTACCAGATGATGTTCGCGGTGATCACCCCCGCGTTGGCCACCGGAGCCACCGCCGGCAGGCTGAAGTTCGCCGGCTGGGCGGTCTTCCTCGCCATCTGGTCGATCATCGTCTACCCCCCGATCGCGCACTGGCTCTGGCACCCCGGCGGATGGCTGGCCAAACTGGGTACGCAGGACTGGGCCGGCGGCATGGTGGTGCACGCCTCGGCCGGGGCGGCGGTGCTGGCCCTGCTGCTCGTGGTCGGTCGACGGCGGAACTGGCCCCACACCAACACCCTGCCGAACTCGGTGCCGCTGACGATCGTCGGTGCCGGCATCCTCTGGTTCGGCTGGTTCGGGTTCAACGGCGGGGACGGACTCCAGGCCAACGGGGTCGCGGCGCAGGCACTCATCAACACCCACCTGGCCGCTGCGGCCGGGATGTTGATCTGGCTGCTGATGGAACGAGTGGAGGACGGTCATCCGACCGTGGTGGGGGCGGTCTCCGGCGCGGTCGCCGGGCTGGCCACGATCACCCCGTGCGCCGGCTTCGTCAGTACGCTCTCCGCGCTGGCGATCGGGGCGATCGCCGGTTTCGTCTGCCACACCGCGCTGCGGCTGAAGTACCTGCTCCGGCTGGACGACGCGCTCGACGTACTCGCCGTGCACTGGGTCGGCGGCATGCTCGGCTCACTACTGCTGGGCCTCTTCGCGCAGACCCAGGCCAACAAGCTGAGTGCGGACGGGCTCTTCTTCGGCGGTGGGTTCCGGCTGCTCGGCAACCAGGTGGTCGGCGTACTCGTCGTGGTGGTGTTCTCGTTCGTCCTGAGCTGGTTGATCGCCACCGGCATCGAGAAGACCATCGGGCTGCGGGCACCGGTCGCCAACGAGGGCCGACTCGACCAAAATCAACAAGGTATCGACGCCTATCATCTCGACCCCGTCTCCAGTCTGCCGGGCGGCGGCTCGCCGACCGGTGGGCCGGGCCCGCAACCGACCGTCGGCGGCACACCCGTACGGCCGAAGCCCGACCAGACCCGGTTGGTCACCGGGCTGCTGGACTCCGCGCTGGTGCACTCCGGCGACCTGCGGGACGCCTTGCAAGCTGCCGGAGCGGTCTCGATCGTGGTCTCCGAGGTGCATGTCTCGACCGTTCCCGTCCATCCGCAGGTCGTCCGGGGCTACCGGCGTGACCTTGAACTGGCCGGCCGGATCCGAGTGGAGGCGCTGGTGCCGGAGGCGGAGGTGCTGGCGGTGCTGGAGGTTTTCGACCAACTCTCGCCCGGGCATCCCGAGGGATTCGTCCAGGTCGCCGAAGCGAGCGACGACTTCCGTCCGGGACCAGGCGGCGGCCCGCCCGGCGCGGGCGGTCTCCCGTCCGGGCCAGGTGGCGGCCCGCAACCCGGCCCCCAACCCGGCCCCCGCGCCAGCTGA
- a CDS encoding YoaK family protein, which produces MSGGGGAGSSPGGRDPGPASGGDSGRWQDAESEFRQPVLALALATGVAGYVDAFSLLRYGVFVANQSGSLIHLGMGLAGHFPVWPAALASIIGFGLGGGLAHLLRRRVESHRRAPPGPQLSVVIGVVLLWAGLEQALAVRQFGLAQRVPLAAVGAVGMGMLAVLFVRTAGVKTTTTYQSGTVLNTGENFVNWLLRSDRHRPSSRRWLLGFVGTGCYAAGGGLGALVTPWPVGVFVGAVVGLVVLLAIVRSPRFGMVD; this is translated from the coding sequence ATGAGCGGTGGCGGGGGAGCCGGCTCGTCTCCGGGCGGCAGGGACCCCGGCCCGGCCTCCGGTGGTGACTCGGGCCGGTGGCAGGACGCGGAATCCGAGTTCCGTCAGCCGGTGCTTGCGTTGGCCCTGGCCACCGGGGTCGCCGGGTACGTCGACGCGTTCAGCCTGCTGCGCTACGGCGTCTTCGTCGCGAACCAGTCGGGCAGCCTCATCCACCTGGGGATGGGCCTGGCCGGGCACTTCCCGGTCTGGCCGGCGGCGCTGGCCTCGATCATCGGATTCGGCCTCGGTGGCGGCCTGGCCCATCTGCTGCGTCGCCGGGTCGAGTCGCATCGCCGTGCGCCTCCCGGCCCGCAACTGAGCGTCGTGATCGGAGTCGTACTGCTCTGGGCTGGGCTGGAGCAGGCTCTCGCCGTACGACAGTTCGGGCTTGCGCAGCGGGTTCCGCTTGCCGCCGTCGGTGCTGTCGGTATGGGGATGCTCGCGGTGTTGTTCGTCCGTACCGCCGGGGTGAAGACGACGACCACCTATCAGAGCGGCACGGTGCTGAACACCGGGGAGAACTTCGTCAACTGGCTGCTACGCAGTGACCGGCATCGTCCCAGCAGCCGGCGGTGGCTGCTGGGGTTCGTCGGCACCGGCTGCTATGCCGCGGGTGGGGGATTAGGTGCCCTGGTCACGCCGTGGCCGGTCGGAGTGTTCGTTGGTGCGGTCGTCGGGCTGGTCGTGCTGTTGGCGATCGTGCGTTCACCCCGGTTCGGGATGGTGGACTGA
- a CDS encoding RidA family protein, which produces MTAKITRINPATLHDNPGYHHVTIVEAGRTAYLAGQCPLDRAGNLVGAGDLDAQVDQVAANAAAALAAIDAGPEHVVRSVIYVVSNDSVVLGDVWRRLTGSVIGPALSTASTLLGVAQLGYIGQLVEVDLTVSLPD; this is translated from the coding sequence ATGACCGCGAAGATCACCAGAATCAACCCAGCGACTCTCCACGACAATCCCGGATATCACCATGTCACCATCGTCGAGGCTGGCAGGACGGCCTACCTGGCCGGCCAGTGCCCACTGGATCGCGCCGGCAACCTGGTCGGAGCGGGCGACCTGGACGCCCAGGTCGATCAGGTCGCCGCGAATGCCGCCGCCGCCCTCGCCGCGATCGACGCCGGCCCGGAACATGTCGTCCGGTCGGTGATCTATGTGGTCAGTAACGACAGTGTGGTGCTGGGTGACGTCTGGCGGCGGCTGACCGGATCGGTTATCGGGCCGGCACTAAGCACGGCCAGCACCCTGCTCGGCGTCGCGCAACTGGGCTACATCGGGCAACTCGTCGAGGTCGACCTCACGGTGTCCCTGCCCGACTGA